Part of the Microcoleus sp. AS-A8 genome, CAGGGATGTTTCAAATCAACTAGTCCATCAAGTACAGCGATACAGACTTGAGGATGACCCAATGTTTGAGATGTAAGTAAGGAAGTCACTGCCTCTTGTTAAACGATTTATATAGACGAAGATATAACTAAAGCTATTTGGCTTTATCAAGTCAATCAAATAAATTAATAAAGCTAAATCAATATCGCCTCTGCTGTCGTCTCCGCTTCAAATCCTCAGCCAGTCGAATATCCACCAGTTCCCCCTCCTCCCACGCTTCACCATCCGGTTTAACCAACCGTTGTGCGAGTTTTTGGAGTTCTACATCTGAAGCGCGATCGCCTTCTAGCAACTCATTAATCCGTTCCACAGGCATTTCAACATCAGCCGCAAGTTTCCCAAGCGCCCAGTCACGGTTACTCAGCGTTTCCTCAATCAGAGATGCGATCGTTGGTACGCCACTCACCACATCAGTGCGGCGAGCAGTCTCCGTTTGTCGCAACTGCTCTAGCGATTCATTTTCACCTAGCCACGCATCAATCAGCTCCACTGCCACATCACTCATCTTGCGCCCATGCATCGCGCAAGCCGCCTGAAAACGCCGCTTAAATTCTTGGTCTGGTAAGTAAAGCCTTACAGAAACGTATTTATCTTCAGCCAATCCTTGTTAAGCACAAATAACCTTGTGCTTAATTATCTCTGGATTGTATCAGCGCTAGGCAAAATAGGCACATAGTCACTCATATTGCATTTTTGTGACTATGTGCCTAAAATTAAGTTACTTCTAAAAAAAATCTCGATGAAGCCAACCGAACAGCAACAGCGCTTCCCCCAAACTCAACCAGACCCAGCCTACCTGCAAGCCTTACAAGACTTTGGCGTGTTGGAATTGCGCGATGCCGTAGGCACTGCACTTGGTGCAGAACGCTTAACATCTCTTAGCAAAACAAACCCACTCAGCCAAGGAGAACTCGACTCACTCACCGCCTTACTCATCCGCCAACTCACTAACAACCTGAATCGCCAACAACTCTCCAATCTCCTGAAAGCTTTCCAGTTAGATAGTTCAATTTCTGGCTTACCCTCGCTGAGTTTCCATCCTTCAGTTTCGGGTGTTAGCCTGCCAGAGAATTTCCCGGATAGTGCAGAAACGCCCCAGTTTTTGTATGGCGATCACATCCAGTGGAAGCCGCTATCTGATACAGACGAAACCGACAGGGGCATCGTCATTGGGCGGTTTTACGCCTTTGATCCTCATCGCTACCAATGGGCGTGGAAATATCTAATTTTTCTCACTCCCGAATCTCCCAGCACTCAATTCTGTGTAGCGGATACCTGTTGGGAAGAACATCTCGAACCTTTGCCATTGGAAACAAACTCATGACATCTCCTCGTCCCCTCGGACAACAAGAACTAGAGTTAATTCGTCTCTACGCCAACTGCCAGTTAGGGATGTCTCCCCGTACCTTTGAAGCCAAGTGGAACGTTACGCGATCGCAAATGGCAGCTATCTGTCAATGCTCCCTCGCCACAGTCCAACGCTGGTTTGAGCGAGGAAGTAACTTTTCGCCACCGACTCGATACCACTTGCGCTACTTAGCACTCGCAGATTTATTTATCGAGCATTTTGAAGAAATTCCCGACAGATTAAAAGCTCTCTTATGCCCTGTGTCCAATAGTCAAGGCTAATTTAAACAAAATTAACAAAAACCTATCAGATTGGGAGGAATTCAATTCATGCCTAACTTGTCCACAGAAGAACGTTTTAGGGTGGTTAGAAGTATTCCGTTGCTGCTGCCGACCTCTAGTACGAACAAGGACATGACCTCTATTTCCACCTTCGACATCACCAAAGAACCCCTGCTCGACTTGCTACGGGACATCCAACAGGGCAAAATACAGCTCGTGGACTTTCAACGTTCTTGGTGCTGGGACGAAGAGCGCATCGAACGGGTGATTGCTAGCGTCTCCCTTGGTTTCCCAGTGGGAGCGGTAATGCTCCTTCAGCAAGGCAACCCGGATGTCAAATTCAAGCCCCGCCTTGTCGAAAGTTTGAACCTCGCTCATCCTCCCGTGCCGACAGCTTTGATTCTTGACGGACAGCAACGCCTCACCAGTCTGTTCATGTCCCTGCTATCCGACCAACCCGTGCGGATTGACCGAGGCAAACGCTACCCACCGGAGCAACGTTGGTACTACATCGACATTGCCCAAGCTCTCGACTACCCCCACACCGATCGCCGCGATGCCATCTGGGGCTTAACGGTTGATAAAAAGCTCTACCGACCTGGACAACCTGTAATTGACTGTTCGGCACCGAAAAAAGAATTTGAACTCGGTTTATTTCCCATTTCCCAGGTCTTTAATTTCCCCCAGTGGCGCTCTCAATACTGCAAATACTGGCATTACGACCCCCAAAGATTAGCCTTGATTGATGAGTTTGAAGCAACCGTTATCAAAAAATTCGAGCATTATCAGATGGGATTGTTCGTCTTGAGAGCTGAACTGCCTAAAGAAGCTGTTTGTTACATTTTCGAGGAAAACAACAAACGACAATGCGAACTGACACAATTTGACTTGTTAACCTCCTCCTTTGCTGCTACTGATTTTGATTTGCGCTCAGACTGGATAGCTATAGAGAAACGCTTTAGTTCTCATCGAGTTTTGCGCCTGTTAAAGCCAACGGATTTCTTGCAGGCGATCGCGTTGATGGGCAACTATGCGCGACGAGTGCAAGCTCAGCAGCAGGGTTGTCATCCTGAACGGCTACCGGGAGTAGCCTGTAATCGTCAGGATGTGCTGGGTTTAGAGTTGGCGCAATATCAGCACTGGATGGAACCGATCAGTGCTGCCTTTGAGGAAGTGGCTCGTTTTCTCCATACTCAAGCCATCTTCGATGCTAACGATCTTCCTTATCCCATGCAGCTTGTGGTTATGGCTCCTTTATTTGCGATTTTAGGAGAGGGAATGAAACTGGACTGGGTGCGGCAACACTTACAACAATGGTTTTACTGTGGGGCAGCATCGGGGATTTATTCGCGTTCGCGGGAAGCGACTGCCGGGAAGGATTTGCTCGAAGTCCCTCAATGGCTTAATGGTGGCGAAGTGCCATCAACAGTAAAAGAAGCACATTTATCAGCAGAACGGTTGCAGAGTTTAGTGAATTCTCAAGGGGCGACTTACAGAGCGATCGCTGCTTTACTCAGACGTGATGGGGCATTAGATTTTGTCAGTGGTGAACCCATTACGGCGGCTCGTTACTTCGACGAGAAGATTGAGAACCACCACATCTTCCCTCAACAGTGGTGCAAGCAACAAGGTATCCCTCGCTCACGTTATAACAGCATTGTCAACAAAACACCCCTAACGGCGAAGACGAATAAGTTTTTAGGGGGAAAAGCCCCATCCAAGTATCTGGCAAAGTTAGAAGAACAGGGGATGTCAAGACAGAGGATTGATGAGATTTTGCGATCGCACCTAATTGAGCCGACAACTTTGCACAGCAATGATTTTGAGGCATTTTTTGAAGCAAGAACCCAGGCGTTGGTAGCAAGAATTAATAGGGCGATGGGTAAGAGTTTAGTTAGAAAGTTGTTGCAGGAAAATGGAAATGGGAACGGGAACGGGTTCCATCTAAAGAGATTTATCCCTAATCAAGCTCTCATGTAAAAGCGGCGATCGCCCAAAGGGCGGTGCCAGAGGCAATCGCCGGACTGTATTTAGAACAACTGTTTTTGTCTGGGGTTATGTAGTACATCTGTTTTAATTGAGATTTTCAAATTTTACTCTCTTAGTTTTCCCAAGTCATGAGCATCATTACATTTCAATGCCACCTCAAAGCGACTGAAGACTCCCTGGGTCATCTCTGGAGGCTAATGGTGGAGAAAAATACACTTTTGGTCAATGAACTGCTACAGCAGATTAATACTCACCCTGATTTAGATAACTGGTTGCAAGAAGGAAACATCACAGCCCAAGTCATCCAAGGACTCTGCAAAAATCTCAGAGCTGAATCTCGCTTCCAGGATATGCCAGGTCGTTTCGCTAACGCTGCTGAGAACTTAGTCAAATACATTTACAAATCCTGGTTTGCTCTACAGGAAAAACGGAGGTTTCGTCTCCAGAGAAAACAACATTGGCTCTCTATGCTTAGAAGCGATTTGGAACTAGAACAAGAAAGCGGTTGTAGTTTAGAAACGCTACGTGCTCAAGCCACGAAAATCCTCACCCAGAAAAAGGCTGAGTTAGAGCGCAATCAAGAAGAAAAACCAGACCCAGCTCCCAAGGATAATTCAAAAGCCTTATTCAACAGCCTCTTCCAAGCCTACGACAAAGCAAAAGCCCCCCAGGAACGCTGTGCGATCGCCTATTTATTGAAAAATAACTGCAACGTTAGCAAAGTAGAAGAAGACCCTGAAGCTTATCAACTGCGGCGGCGCAAGAAGGAAATTCAAATCGAACGCCTCGGCGAACAGCTCAAGAGCCGTCTTCCCAAGGGAAGAAATCTATCTGACCAAGAGTGGCTGGAAGCCCTGGAACAAGCGCAGGAACTAATCCTCGATGACGAAAAATTGAGAGAAGTGCAAGCCAGCCTTACCAGAAAACAAAGTTCAGTTCCTTTCTCGATATCCTACGAAACCAGCACCGACTTGCGATGGTCGAGAAATGAACAGGGGCGCATCTGCGTTAGCTTCAATGGCAAAGGCATTAGCCAGCATAGCTTTGAGGTCTTCTGCGACCAGCGCCAACTACATTGGTTTGAACGCCTTGCTCAAGACTACAAAATTTTTACACAGCACAAAGAACAGGTTCCTGCTGGA contains:
- a CDS encoding helix-turn-helix domain-containing protein, encoding MTSPRPLGQQELELIRLYANCQLGMSPRTFEAKWNVTRSQMAAICQCSLATVQRWFERGSNFSPPTRYHLRYLALADLFIEHFEEIPDRLKALLCPVSNSQG
- a CDS encoding DUF262 domain-containing protein, which codes for MPNLSTEERFRVVRSIPLLLPTSSTNKDMTSISTFDITKEPLLDLLRDIQQGKIQLVDFQRSWCWDEERIERVIASVSLGFPVGAVMLLQQGNPDVKFKPRLVESLNLAHPPVPTALILDGQQRLTSLFMSLLSDQPVRIDRGKRYPPEQRWYYIDIAQALDYPHTDRRDAIWGLTVDKKLYRPGQPVIDCSAPKKEFELGLFPISQVFNFPQWRSQYCKYWHYDPQRLALIDEFEATVIKKFEHYQMGLFVLRAELPKEAVCYIFEENNKRQCELTQFDLLTSSFAATDFDLRSDWIAIEKRFSSHRVLRLLKPTDFLQAIALMGNYARRVQAQQQGCHPERLPGVACNRQDVLGLELAQYQHWMEPISAAFEEVARFLHTQAIFDANDLPYPMQLVVMAPLFAILGEGMKLDWVRQHLQQWFYCGAASGIYSRSREATAGKDLLEVPQWLNGGEVPSTVKEAHLSAERLQSLVNSQGATYRAIAALLRRDGALDFVSGEPITAARYFDEKIENHHIFPQQWCKQQGIPRSRYNSIVNKTPLTAKTNKFLGGKAPSKYLAKLEEQGMSRQRIDEILRSHLIEPTTLHSNDFEAFFEARTQALVARINRAMGKSLVRKLLQENGNGNGNGFHLKRFIPNQALM
- the cas12k gene encoding type V CRISPR-associated protein Cas12k (Type V-K CRISPR systems have also been known as with the large Cas12k protein, has also been known as type V-U5, and Cas12k as C2c5.), which encodes MSIITFQCHLKATEDSLGHLWRLMVEKNTLLVNELLQQINTHPDLDNWLQEGNITAQVIQGLCKNLRAESRFQDMPGRFANAAENLVKYIYKSWFALQEKRRFRLQRKQHWLSMLRSDLELEQESGCSLETLRAQATKILTQKKAELERNQEEKPDPAPKDNSKALFNSLFQAYDKAKAPQERCAIAYLLKNNCNVSKVEEDPEAYQLRRRKKEIQIERLGEQLKSRLPKGRNLSDQEWLEALEQAQELILDDEKLREVQASLTRKQSSVPFSISYETSTDLRWSRNEQGRICVSFNGKGISQHSFEVFCDQRQLHWFERLAQDYKIFTQHKEQVPAGLLTLRSARLVWQEREGEGEPWQVHRLLLHCSVNTRLWTAEGTEEVRADKIAKTQKIIDSMKAKGSQSNKLTAHETSLKLLNTFEGFSRPSQAGYKGNPSIVIGVSFGRTKPATVAVVNVETGEVLVYRDVKQLLSKPIKEGKTNKKKTQYEQLKRRREQERLNSHERHNAQKNGAPCNFGESKQGEYVDRLLAKAIVEVASQYRASSIVLPDLRNIEEATESEVRARAEQRFPGNQKLQNGYAKNYRASIHRWSYNRLAQCIQVKAERAGIATEQVHQPHGDTPQEKAKNLVLAAYKNRKVSAS